In Kryptolebias marmoratus isolate JLee-2015 linkage group LG22, ASM164957v2, whole genome shotgun sequence, a single window of DNA contains:
- the vps8 gene encoding vacuolar protein sorting-associated protein 8 homolog isoform X2, whose protein sequence is MSQSPDTRSLLSASSQLNLMEMESIDDKEFDIPQVDTPPTLESILSQVEEEEDPFVLEDTCVLNTDNMDAQSCDTSSLASSDSGDPAHLKRKRRPVDLNTTVHGSVLRLSILKGISAQIVAAADKVDAGLPTAIVSICFLKETMSGVIAVGTSHGLALIFDTNQALRLCLGNKTTGAEFGAISALSINHDCSRLLCGFAKGQITMWDLANGKLLRTITDAHPPGTAVLHVKFTDDPTLAVCNDSGGSVFELTFRRVMGMRSCDSRCLFSGSKGEVCCIEPLRAPPDFRDHPITCYSLLAMASLTKILVIGLKPTLNVWMTFPYSKSDPSSVPQLAWQFVPVQKMVNPILAFCKGDTVHFLLVKKEEVGTIHVIKQRQLHLNCDIISLNWINSSTLVLVDSHEKLQVVDRSSQEVLETLDLEQVQLVYNSRHFKSLATGGNVSQALALVGEKACYQSLTSYAGQIICLGTKSAHIMTLRNWKERIDCLLKVEDFVEALTLAWSFHEGTAKAVVGLHGDSQKRKAAVSDKMVEILLQFAECALKKCPEHGKIQVMEQHFQDVVPVLVDYCLLLQKADLLFNQLYPRLVENMIAKGVFLESLETYIVANRLGHLTTPIMKDLLAHYHDSGMMDSLERCIVHLDVTNLDIQQVVQICWNNQLYDAVIYIFNRGMNDYITPMDKLFSVIGPRVKEGRSLTDEDVVMGNKLLVYISCCLAGRAYPLGDIPEDLVVQVKNQVYEFLIRIHSGNASHEEEVFPFIQTLLHFDTREFLNVLAMTFDDFQNDKQALEYQQRIVDILLQVMVDNPDFTPSQVGGLFTFLARQLAKPNNTLFVNRKLFDQVLEFLCCPDDDSRHTERQQVLLELLQVGGMVQFNEERLFTLAEKANFYQICEFLYEKKHMYNRIIDCYLKDPLRKSEIFSYIHNLMSMPGYTSEEKQQAKNKVLQHIQELVSLDPGKQADLVVWHFADELQSIISELKDEQLLFRFLSCLLAPREGSHSGTTLLVEPELHELLLDLMCRFAPEKPLIFLQTSQHYRLEEAIQITKKYHCNEATAYLLEKKGDIHGAFAGLLQTLKERLCAIAAEGDRDGGGGGEGGEGGDRQNEEETDSDVPLTRVNDSLNNILSLCHRNCQKLDQEQRKDLWFPLLDTMMSSQREVMGLRSKHTSEKLKEMTLKVLNCMSSFISLPAIIQQILQDPVYGKGKLAEIQGLILGMLDTFTYEQTLLETTTSLLNHDLHWSLAHLRSAVTRGLHPRQEYCNICLQHYKRRQGPAEEIIVFSCGHPYHLQCLQQKDRGGALASEVQQQQWRCYKCSSSLRGRGPSAEAGRSRSASLAQTHVAPGVHDKGAEPNRKKVFAATTLDVQQELSWDQLRNLYRGPSRLSILSEVSHGQSSDKTGFLIPGQPGAAESLLLKLSPPPLFED, encoded by the exons GACAAAGTAGATGCTGGGCTCCCAACTGCAATAGTAAGTATTTGTTTCCTAAAAGAG aCGATGTCTGGTGTGATCGCTGTGGGAACATCTCACGGTCTTGCTCTGATTTTTG ACACAAACCAGGCTCTGCGACTCTGTCTGGGTAACAAAACAACGGGCGCAGAGTTCGGCGCCATCTCTGCCCTCAGCATCAACCACGACTGCTCCCGTCTTCTCTGCGGTTTCGCTAAAGGACAG ATCACAATGTGGGATCTTGCCAATGGAAAGCTTCTGCGGACCATCACTGACGCCCATCCTCCAGGAACAGCTGTTCTACATGTAAAG TTCACAGACGACCCGACGCTGGCGGTCTGCAACGACAGTGGAGGATCCGTATTTGAGCTGACTTTCAG GAGGGTGATGGGGATGCGGTCGTGTGACTCTCGGTGCCTCTTCAGCGGCTCTAAAGGAGAGGTGTGCTGTATCGAACCCTTACGGGCTCCTCCAGACTTCAGGGATCATCCCATCACATGCTACTCTCTGCTGGCTATGGCCTCCCTCACCAAG ATTTTGGTCATTGGACTCAAGCCCACGTTGAATGTCTGGATGACTTTTCCCTACTCCAAG TCGGATCCGTCCAGTGTCCCTCAGCTGGCCTGGCAGTTCGTTCCTGTTCAGAAGATGGTCAACCCGATTCTTGCCTTTTGTAAAGGAGACACAGTCCACTTTCTCCTG GtgaagaaggaggaggtgggCACCATCCATGTCATCAAGCAAAGACAACTCCACCTCaactgtgacatcatcagcCTAAAT TGGATCAACAGCTCTACGCTGGTTTTGGTGGACAGCCACGAGAAGCTGCAAGTTGTGGACCGGTCCTCTCAGGAGGTTTTGGAGACTCTAGACTTGGAGCAGGTGCAGCTGGTCTATAACAGCAGACATTTCAAATCACTGGCCACTGGAGGGAATGTCTCCCAGGCTCTG GCGTTGGTTGGAGAGAAGGCCTGTTACCAGTCACTTACCAGCTATGCTGGGCAGATTATCTGTTTGGGCACCAAG TCAGCTCACATCATGACACTAAGGAACTGGAAGGAG CGCATTGACTGTTTGCTGAAGGTGGAGGACTTTGTCGAGGCTCTCACTTTGGCCTGGTCGTTTCATGAAGGAACTGCAAAGGCTGTGGTTG GTCTTCATGGAGATTCCCAGAAAAGgaaagctgctgtcagtgacAAG ATGGTAGAGATTCTTCTCCAGTTTGCAGAGTGCGCTTTAAAAAAGTGTCCAGAACACGGCAAGATCCAAGTGATGGAGCAGCATTTCCAG GATGTGGTTCCAGTATTGGTGGATTACTGCCTGCTGCTACAGAAGGC TGACCTGCTGTTCAACCAGCTGTACCCACGGCTGGTGGAGAACATGATCGCTAAGGGTGTTTTCCTGGAGTCTCTGGAGACCTACATTGTTGCCAACCGCCTCGGTCACCTGACCACACCCATTATGAAGGACCTCCTCGCCCATTACCATGATAGTGGGATGATGGACAGCTTAGAGAGATGCATTGTCCATTTAGATGTTACCAACCTGGACATACAGCAG GTGGTTCAAATATGTTGGAACAACCAGCTCTACGATGCAGTGATCTACATCTTCAACAGAGGCATGAATGATTACATTACACCAATGGAT aaactgttttCGGTGATTGGCCCAAGAGTTAAGGAGGGGAGGAGCCTAACAG ATGAGGATGTGGTGATGGGGAACAAACTTCTGGTTTATATAAG TTGCTGTCTTGCTGGAAGGGCGTATCCACTAGGAGACATCCCTGAAGATCTTGTGGTTCAAGTCAAGAATCAG gTGTATGAGTTCCTGATTCGTATCCATTCAGGCAATGCCTCACATGAAGAAGAAGTTTTCCCATTTATCCAAACACTCCTTCATTTTGACACACGGGAATTTCTCAATGTACTTGCCATG ACATTTGACGACTTCCAGAATGACAAGCAGGCTCTTGAGTACCAGCAGAGAATAGTAGACATCTTACTTCAG GTAATGGTGGACAACCCAGACTTCACTCCATCCCAAGTGGGAGGTCTCTTCACCTTTCTGGCTCGCCAGCTGGCCAAGCCAAACAACACACTCTTTGTAAACAGGAAGCTTTTTGATCAG GTGCTGGAGTTCCTGTGTTGTCCAGATGATGATTCTCGGCAcactgaaaggcagcag GttctgctggagctgctgcaggttggAGGCATGGTCCAGTTTAACGAAGAAAGGCTTTTTACTTTGGCAGAAAAGGCCAACTT CTACCAAATCTGTGAGTTTCTGTACGAGAAGAAACACATGTACAACCGGATCATTGACTGTTATTTAAAAGACCCCCTCCGAAAG tCGGAAATCTTCAGCTACATACACAATCTGATGTCTATGCCCGGCTACACCTCTGAGGAGAAACAGCAAGCGAAGAACAAAGTACTTCAACACATCCAG GAGCTGGTGAGCCTCGACCCTGGCAAACAAGCCGACCTCGTGGTGTGGCACTTTGCAGACGAGCTGCAGTCCATCATCTCTGAGCTCAAG GACGAGCAGCTACTTTTCAGATTCCTCAGCTGTCTTTTGGCGCCACG AGAAGGGTCTCATTCGGGGACCACCTTGCTTGTGGAGCCCGAACTTCATGAACTTCTGCTCGACTTAATGTGCCGCTTTGCCCCTGAAAAGCCCCTGATCTTCCTCCAGACCTCCCAACACTACAGACTGGAGGAAGCCATACAa ataaccAAGAAGTACCACTGCAATGAGGCTACAGCCTACTTGCTGGAGAAGAAGGGAGATATTCACGGAGCATTTGCTGGCTTGCTTCAG ACACTAAAAGAAAGGCTGtgtgccatcgctgctgagggTGACCGTgatgggggaggaggaggagaaggaggcgaagGAGGCGACAGACAGAATGAAGAGGAAACAGATAGTGATGTACCGCTGACGAGAGTAAATGATTCACTGAATAACATCCTTTCTCTGTGTCATCGAAACTGTCAGAAGCTTGACCAGGAACAGAGAAAA GATCTGTGGTTTCCTCTTCTGGACACCATGATGTCTTCTCAGAGAGAAGTTATGGGGCTCCGTTCCAAACACACCTCTGAAA AGCTGAAGGAGATGACTCTGAAGGTTCTCAACTGTATGAGCAGCTTTATTTCTCTTCCTGCCATCATTCAACAAATACTGCAG gATCCAGTTTATGGAAAAGGGAAGCTGGCGGAGATTCAAGGCCTCATTCTGGGCATGCTGGACACTTTTACCTATGAACAG aCTTTACTCGAAACCACCACCAGTCTGCTGAACCATGACCTCCACTGGTCATTGGCTCATCTGCGCTCTGCTGTCACCAGGGGGCTCCACCCGCGGCAGGAGTACTGCAACATCTGCCTGCAGCACTACAAGAGGAGGCAGGGCCCAGCCGAGGAGATCATTGTGTTCAG CTGTGGCCACCCGTACCACCTGCAGTGCCTGCAGCAGAAGGACCGTGGCGGGGCTCTGGCCTCtgaggtgcagcagcagcagtggaggTGTTATAAATGCTCGTCCAGTCTTAGAGGGAGAGGCCCGTCTGCTGAAGCAGGCAGGAGCCGCAGCGCCTCTCTGGCTCAG ACTCATGTCGCACCAGGAGTTCACGACAAAGGGGCGGAGCCTAACAGGAAAAAG GTGTTCGCCGCGACAACGTTGGACGTGCAGCAGGAGCTCTCGTGGGATCAGCTACGAAATTTGTACCGAGGACCATCCAGG CTGTCCATCCTTTCAGAGGTCTCCCACGGTCAGAGCAGTGACAAGACGGGGTTTCTGATTCCAGGCCAGCCGGGAGCTGCAGAGAGTTTACTCCTTAAACTCTCTCCTCCGCCACTTTTTGAAGACTAA
- the vps8 gene encoding vacuolar protein sorting-associated protein 8 homolog isoform X7 — translation MDAQSCDTSSLASSDSGDPAHLKRKRRPVDLNTTVHGSVLRLSILKGISAQIVAAADKVDAGLPTAIVSICFLKETMSGVIAVGTSHGLALIFGKDTNQALRLCLGNKTTGAEFGAISALSINHDCSRLLCGFAKGQITMWDLANGKLLRTITDAHPPGTAVLHVKFTDDPTLAVCNDSGGSVFELTFRRVMGMRSCDSRCLFSGSKGEVCCIEPLRAPPDFRDHPITCYSLLAMASLTKILVIGLKPTLNVWMTFPYSKSDPSSVPQLAWQFVPVQKMVNPILAFCKGDTVHFLLVKKEEVGTIHVIKQRQLHLNCDIISLNWINSSTLVLVDSHEKLQVVDRSSQEVLETLDLEQVQLVYNSRHFKSLATGGNVSQALALVGEKACYQSLTSYAGQIICLGTKSAHIMTLRNWKERIDCLLKVEDFVEALTLAWSFHEGTAKAVVGLHGDSQKRKAAVSDKMVEILLQFAECALKKCPEHGKIQVMEQHFQDVVPVLVDYCLLLQKADLLFNQLYPRLVENMIAKGVFLESLETYIVANRLGHLTTPIMKDLLAHYHDSGMMDSLERCIVHLDVTNLDIQQVVQICWNNQLYDAVIYIFNRGMNDYITPMDKLFSVIGPRVKEGRSLTDEDVVMGNKLLVYISCCLAGRAYPLGDIPEDLVVQVKNQVYEFLIRIHSGNASHEEEVFPFIQTLLHFDTREFLNVLAMTFDDFQNDKQALEYQQRIVDILLQVMVDNPDFTPSQVGGLFTFLARQLAKPNNTLFVNRKLFDQVLEFLCCPDDDSRHTERQQVLLELLQVGGMVQFNEERLFTLAEKANFYQICEFLYEKKHMYNRIIDCYLKDPLRKSEIFSYIHNLMSMPGYTSEEKQQAKNKVLQHIQELVSLDPGKQADLVVWHFADELQSIISELKDEQLLFRFLSCLLAPREGSHSGTTLLVEPELHELLLDLMCRFAPEKPLIFLQTSQHYRLEEAIQITKKYHCNEATAYLLEKKGDIHGAFAGLLQTLKERLCAIAAEGDRDGGGGGEGGEGGDRQNEEETDSDVPLTRVNDSLNNILSLCHRNCQKLDQEQRKDLWFPLLDTMMSSQREVMGLRSKHTSEKLKEMTLKVLNCMSSFISLPAIIQQILQDPVYGKGKLAEIQGLILGMLDTFTYEQTLLETTTSLLNHDLHWSLAHLRSAVTRGLHPRQEYCNICLQHYKRRQGPAEEIIVFSCGHPYHLQCLQQKDRGGALASEVQQQQWRCYKCSSSLRGRGPSAEAGRSRSASLAQTHVAPGVHDKGAEPNRKKVFAATTLDVQQELSWDQLRNLYRGPSRLSILSEVSHGQSSDKTGFLIPGQPGAAESLLLKLSPPPLFED, via the exons GACAAAGTAGATGCTGGGCTCCCAACTGCAATAGTAAGTATTTGTTTCCTAAAAGAG aCGATGTCTGGTGTGATCGCTGTGGGAACATCTCACGGTCTTGCTCTGATTTTTG GAAAAG ACACAAACCAGGCTCTGCGACTCTGTCTGGGTAACAAAACAACGGGCGCAGAGTTCGGCGCCATCTCTGCCCTCAGCATCAACCACGACTGCTCCCGTCTTCTCTGCGGTTTCGCTAAAGGACAG ATCACAATGTGGGATCTTGCCAATGGAAAGCTTCTGCGGACCATCACTGACGCCCATCCTCCAGGAACAGCTGTTCTACATGTAAAG TTCACAGACGACCCGACGCTGGCGGTCTGCAACGACAGTGGAGGATCCGTATTTGAGCTGACTTTCAG GAGGGTGATGGGGATGCGGTCGTGTGACTCTCGGTGCCTCTTCAGCGGCTCTAAAGGAGAGGTGTGCTGTATCGAACCCTTACGGGCTCCTCCAGACTTCAGGGATCATCCCATCACATGCTACTCTCTGCTGGCTATGGCCTCCCTCACCAAG ATTTTGGTCATTGGACTCAAGCCCACGTTGAATGTCTGGATGACTTTTCCCTACTCCAAG TCGGATCCGTCCAGTGTCCCTCAGCTGGCCTGGCAGTTCGTTCCTGTTCAGAAGATGGTCAACCCGATTCTTGCCTTTTGTAAAGGAGACACAGTCCACTTTCTCCTG GtgaagaaggaggaggtgggCACCATCCATGTCATCAAGCAAAGACAACTCCACCTCaactgtgacatcatcagcCTAAAT TGGATCAACAGCTCTACGCTGGTTTTGGTGGACAGCCACGAGAAGCTGCAAGTTGTGGACCGGTCCTCTCAGGAGGTTTTGGAGACTCTAGACTTGGAGCAGGTGCAGCTGGTCTATAACAGCAGACATTTCAAATCACTGGCCACTGGAGGGAATGTCTCCCAGGCTCTG GCGTTGGTTGGAGAGAAGGCCTGTTACCAGTCACTTACCAGCTATGCTGGGCAGATTATCTGTTTGGGCACCAAG TCAGCTCACATCATGACACTAAGGAACTGGAAGGAG CGCATTGACTGTTTGCTGAAGGTGGAGGACTTTGTCGAGGCTCTCACTTTGGCCTGGTCGTTTCATGAAGGAACTGCAAAGGCTGTGGTTG GTCTTCATGGAGATTCCCAGAAAAGgaaagctgctgtcagtgacAAG ATGGTAGAGATTCTTCTCCAGTTTGCAGAGTGCGCTTTAAAAAAGTGTCCAGAACACGGCAAGATCCAAGTGATGGAGCAGCATTTCCAG GATGTGGTTCCAGTATTGGTGGATTACTGCCTGCTGCTACAGAAGGC TGACCTGCTGTTCAACCAGCTGTACCCACGGCTGGTGGAGAACATGATCGCTAAGGGTGTTTTCCTGGAGTCTCTGGAGACCTACATTGTTGCCAACCGCCTCGGTCACCTGACCACACCCATTATGAAGGACCTCCTCGCCCATTACCATGATAGTGGGATGATGGACAGCTTAGAGAGATGCATTGTCCATTTAGATGTTACCAACCTGGACATACAGCAG GTGGTTCAAATATGTTGGAACAACCAGCTCTACGATGCAGTGATCTACATCTTCAACAGAGGCATGAATGATTACATTACACCAATGGAT aaactgttttCGGTGATTGGCCCAAGAGTTAAGGAGGGGAGGAGCCTAACAG ATGAGGATGTGGTGATGGGGAACAAACTTCTGGTTTATATAAG TTGCTGTCTTGCTGGAAGGGCGTATCCACTAGGAGACATCCCTGAAGATCTTGTGGTTCAAGTCAAGAATCAG gTGTATGAGTTCCTGATTCGTATCCATTCAGGCAATGCCTCACATGAAGAAGAAGTTTTCCCATTTATCCAAACACTCCTTCATTTTGACACACGGGAATTTCTCAATGTACTTGCCATG ACATTTGACGACTTCCAGAATGACAAGCAGGCTCTTGAGTACCAGCAGAGAATAGTAGACATCTTACTTCAG GTAATGGTGGACAACCCAGACTTCACTCCATCCCAAGTGGGAGGTCTCTTCACCTTTCTGGCTCGCCAGCTGGCCAAGCCAAACAACACACTCTTTGTAAACAGGAAGCTTTTTGATCAG GTGCTGGAGTTCCTGTGTTGTCCAGATGATGATTCTCGGCAcactgaaaggcagcag GttctgctggagctgctgcaggttggAGGCATGGTCCAGTTTAACGAAGAAAGGCTTTTTACTTTGGCAGAAAAGGCCAACTT CTACCAAATCTGTGAGTTTCTGTACGAGAAGAAACACATGTACAACCGGATCATTGACTGTTATTTAAAAGACCCCCTCCGAAAG tCGGAAATCTTCAGCTACATACACAATCTGATGTCTATGCCCGGCTACACCTCTGAGGAGAAACAGCAAGCGAAGAACAAAGTACTTCAACACATCCAG GAGCTGGTGAGCCTCGACCCTGGCAAACAAGCCGACCTCGTGGTGTGGCACTTTGCAGACGAGCTGCAGTCCATCATCTCTGAGCTCAAG GACGAGCAGCTACTTTTCAGATTCCTCAGCTGTCTTTTGGCGCCACG AGAAGGGTCTCATTCGGGGACCACCTTGCTTGTGGAGCCCGAACTTCATGAACTTCTGCTCGACTTAATGTGCCGCTTTGCCCCTGAAAAGCCCCTGATCTTCCTCCAGACCTCCCAACACTACAGACTGGAGGAAGCCATACAa ataaccAAGAAGTACCACTGCAATGAGGCTACAGCCTACTTGCTGGAGAAGAAGGGAGATATTCACGGAGCATTTGCTGGCTTGCTTCAG ACACTAAAAGAAAGGCTGtgtgccatcgctgctgagggTGACCGTgatgggggaggaggaggagaaggaggcgaagGAGGCGACAGACAGAATGAAGAGGAAACAGATAGTGATGTACCGCTGACGAGAGTAAATGATTCACTGAATAACATCCTTTCTCTGTGTCATCGAAACTGTCAGAAGCTTGACCAGGAACAGAGAAAA GATCTGTGGTTTCCTCTTCTGGACACCATGATGTCTTCTCAGAGAGAAGTTATGGGGCTCCGTTCCAAACACACCTCTGAAA AGCTGAAGGAGATGACTCTGAAGGTTCTCAACTGTATGAGCAGCTTTATTTCTCTTCCTGCCATCATTCAACAAATACTGCAG gATCCAGTTTATGGAAAAGGGAAGCTGGCGGAGATTCAAGGCCTCATTCTGGGCATGCTGGACACTTTTACCTATGAACAG aCTTTACTCGAAACCACCACCAGTCTGCTGAACCATGACCTCCACTGGTCATTGGCTCATCTGCGCTCTGCTGTCACCAGGGGGCTCCACCCGCGGCAGGAGTACTGCAACATCTGCCTGCAGCACTACAAGAGGAGGCAGGGCCCAGCCGAGGAGATCATTGTGTTCAG CTGTGGCCACCCGTACCACCTGCAGTGCCTGCAGCAGAAGGACCGTGGCGGGGCTCTGGCCTCtgaggtgcagcagcagcagtggaggTGTTATAAATGCTCGTCCAGTCTTAGAGGGAGAGGCCCGTCTGCTGAAGCAGGCAGGAGCCGCAGCGCCTCTCTGGCTCAG ACTCATGTCGCACCAGGAGTTCACGACAAAGGGGCGGAGCCTAACAGGAAAAAG GTGTTCGCCGCGACAACGTTGGACGTGCAGCAGGAGCTCTCGTGGGATCAGCTACGAAATTTGTACCGAGGACCATCCAGG CTGTCCATCCTTTCAGAGGTCTCCCACGGTCAGAGCAGTGACAAGACGGGGTTTCTGATTCCAGGCCAGCCGGGAGCTGCAGAGAGTTTACTCCTTAAACTCTCTCCTCCGCCACTTTTTGAAGACTAA